The following proteins are encoded in a genomic region of Diabrotica virgifera virgifera chromosome 1, PGI_DIABVI_V3a:
- the LOC114327214 gene encoding transmembrane protein 11-A, mitochondrial, translated as MDTGERSLHSTNVAVIREVYDNEFSQACFSMELEKALESRCSIIVIEPTQLGDETARWISFGNYLHKTAVISGLTSIISGFAWPDTFVPQAPLSIISSLCTGLYTVSWQFDHCVKYQVERDVRKLSRLPILGALTSASPVVLVRKDNTKRIIVHWAVTLASASLCIYRLYRTMK; from the exons ATCTCTCCATTCCACAAATGTTGCAGTTATTAGGGAAGTTTACGACAATGAATTTTCCCAAGCTTGTTTTTCTATGGAATTAGAAAAGGCCCTAGAGAGTCGTTGTTCCATTATTGTTATAGAACCCACACAACTTGGCGATGAAACTGCTAGGTGGATTAGTTTCGGAAATTACTTGCACAAAACGGCAGTTATATCTGGGTTGACTTCCATTATTTCAG GATTTGCCTGGCCAGATACTTTTGTTCCTCAAGCACCGTTAAGTATTATTTCTTCATTATGTACTGGATTGTATACAGTTTCTTGGCAGTTTGATCACTGTGTTAAATACCAG gTTGAACGAGATGTGCGAAAACTTTCCAGATTACCAATTTTGGGAGCATTAACATCAGCATCTCCAGTGGTTTTAGTGCGCAAAGACAATACTAAACGAATTATTGTACATTGGGCAGTTACGTTGGCATCTGCGTCACTTTGCATATATAGGTTATATCGTACAATGAAATAG